Within Aliivibrio fischeri, the genomic segment AGGTCGTGACAATCACCGTCTAAATCAGCATGACTTGTCTAAAGTTAAATTCTTAGGTCATGATATTTTTAAATCATGGGGTAAGATTAAGAAGTTAGGTCTATATGATCTTATCATTATTGATCCGCCAAGTTTTCAGAAAGGTAGCTTTGCTTTAACTAAAGATTATCAGAAGATCTTACGCCGTTTACCTAGTTTATTAACTGAAACGGGTGAAGTATTAGCGTGTGTGAATTCGCCAGCGGTATCTACTGATTTCTTAATTGATGGAATGGCTGAAGAAGCGCCTGAGCTTAAGTTTGTTGAGCGTTTAGATAATCCACCAGAGTTTAGCGACATTAATCCTGAAAGTGGCCTAAAAGTGATGCGTTTTACTCGTTAATCTAATTAGTTTGATATAAAAAGCCCTTCTCATCATGTTGATGAAAAGGGTTTTTTTTGTTTGGTGAGGCTGTATTATTCTTCGTTTTCTTGTTCGCGATCCAAACACGATTGTTCATTTACAATGATATCATTTTGTTTTTGACCACGTGAATTACGAATAATGTAGCGATAAGTTACCCCTTTATCTAACACAGGGCGAACTTCTTTATCTTTACAAAAAGTAGTTATGCTATTTTCAATGATTTGATTGGTACTGATTTCACCATTACCACCGTCCAAGAACATCATTTCAACGACGCCTTGCTTTGCTTTTGCTTGTAATAAAGTCAGTTGTCCCATCTCTAGGGGGAGCACACTAGCAAGAACACTTGCACGATAGTCTGCAAGCATTTCAATCTCTTGTTGCTGCTCATTAGATGCACAGCCAGATAGGATGATTGCACTAATAGCAGTGAGTAGAATTTTTTTCATCAGATAATCTTATTGTTTATATTTATTAAGCTGGAAGCACTTTTTTAAATGGCTTAACAATTACTTTTGCGTAAACACCAGCATCAATATAAGGGTCATTATCAGCCCAAGTTTGAGCTGCTTCTAATGAAGCAAAATCAGCAATAACTGTTGAACCAGTGAAGCCTGCTTCTCCTGGATTTTCAGAATCAATTGCAGGCATAGGTCCTGCTACTAATAAACGGCCTTCATTCTGTAGTTGAGCAAGGCGCTCTAGATGTTTTTCACGAACACTTAAACGACGTTCTAAGCTGTTTTCAACATCTTGAGAAAAAATCACATACCACATTATAGAGTCCTTTAATTAAATATCATCATTGATCTATTCATCATAAAAAAAGCCCCAGTCATAAACCAGAGCTTTTTGAAAAATAATGAAAATTATTCCAAATACTACGCATTTTTCGGAATTGGACGAGGTTTTCCGCTGGCATCAATAGCAACATAGTTAAAAGTGGCTTCACAAACTTGAAAGCGGTCACCAATCCCATCTTCTTTTACAGGTTTAACCCATACTTCAAGGTTGATACTCATTGAGGTTCGGCCAATCTTAACGCATTCACCATAACAGCAAACAACATCACCTACTTTAACTGGTTTTTTAAAGGTAATACTTGATACTGAAACCGTAACAATTCGGCCACCAGAAATCTCTTTTGCTAAAATACCACCAGCTAAATCAAGCTGTGACATAATCCAACCGCCAAAAATATCACCATTAGCGTTAGTGTCAGCAGGCATAGAGAGAGTTCGAAGAAGTAGTTGGCCTTTAGGGGCTTGTCCAAGGTTATTTGGGCTTGTCAAAGTTGGGTTCCAATACAACAAAAAATAGAATTGAGCTGAGTTTACCACATAAAAAAGCCGTGTTGTATACACGGCTTAATCATTATCTTTTTGGTTATTCTTGTTCTTCTTTTTTCTCTTTTGGCATATGTTTATAAACGTACATACCAGTGAATAGAGTATATAAGAAAGTTAACCCCAATAAACCAAAGACTTTAAAGTTAACCCATACGTCTAATGGCATTTCAAAGGCAACATAAAGGTTCGCAATAGCACAAACAGTAAAGAATAATACCCATGCGTGGTTGATCTTAGTCCATTTATCATCAGGCAATGTAACTTCTTTACCAAGCATGCCTTTAATTACAGGTTTGCCCAGAATATGCGCAATAATTAAACCAGCAGCAAAAACGCAGTAAACAATGGTTACTTTCCATTTGATGAAGTTATCGTCATGCAGAAATATAGTCATGCCACCAAATACAGTCACCATAATAAAGGTGATTAGCTGCATTTTTTCTACTTTCTTGTATAAAGCGTAGGTCACAATAAGTTGAATGGCTGTGGCAATAATTAAAGCACCTGTTGCTGTATAGATGTCGTACATCTTATATAGAGCAAAAAAGATAATCAGTGGGATAAAGTCTAGAATTTGTTTCATTTTTTATGTTGAGCCAATAATAAATTATGTTGTGAGTGTAACGAAAATTGAAGGAGTAGGGAATCGCTAAAAATTGCTTGTTACATTTTATGTTCGATGATCAAAAAAGGCCAATGTGAAATAATTGGCCTTGTTGATTTAAGTTGGGCTTATTTAGGTTAACTTTTTCTAAGCATTTTGATTTTCTGTTCTTACTGTTTTTTTGTGTTCTTCTTCAACCATCGCATCAACGATCACTGCACACGCCGCATCACCTGTAATGTTTAAGGCTGTACGGATCATATCGAAGATACGATCTAGTGCGAATAACAATGGTAAACCTTCGATTGGGATGCCTGCCGCTAATAAAACTGCGACCACTAAGAAAGAAGGCCCCGGAACGCCAGCTTGGCCAACAGCACCTAGAGTTGAAGTGACAATGATAGCGATGTAGGCGCCAATGGATAAGTCGATATTGAACAGTTGAGCAAAGAAGATAGCAACTAGGCCGTAGTAAATTGCGTTACCTGACATGTTAATGGTTGCACCAAGCGGTAAGACAAAAGAGGCGGTAGAGTTGCGAACCCCTAAATCTTTCTCAACGGTTTCCATCGTAACTGGTAGTGTTGCCATTGATGATGCTGTTGAAAGAGCCACAGCTTGTGGTTTTTCATTGCAACAAGGAATTGCTTTGCAGAGGTTTTAGTAAATAACCCAACCATCAGTGGGTAGGCTACAAAGCCAAAGATAACAATAGCAGCAACGTAGACAACGAATAGCTTAAATACCACCATTAGTGCACCAAAGCCAAACGTACCAACGGCTTCTGCCATTAAACCAAATACGCCGATAGGAGCAATGATCATTACTTTGTTGATCATCCAAACCATTACATCAACAATTGCGTTAACCGCATTAAGCATTGGCTCACGACGTGTTTTTTCTAATTTAGATAAGCCGATACCAAAGAATAGACAGAAAACAAGTATTTGTAGAATATTTGCTTCATTTAAGGATTGGAAAACGTTGGTTGGGATCATGCCTGTAATGGTTGCCCAAAAAGTAGGTAGCTCTCCTTTAGATGCATAGGCAGAAGAGAACATTCCTTCAACACCTGAAACATCAATCCCTTTTCCTGGTTCAAAGATTTCACCCATAAATAGCGCTAAGGCAACGGCTAGTGCCGATGTTATGCCAAAATAACCTAGTGTACTTAAACCAACTTTTCCTGCATTACTGCTGTTACCTAATCCTGCAGCTCCCGAAATAAGAGCAACAGCAACTAATGGTATAACTAACATTTTAATTAGATTAATAAAAATGGTTCCAAGAGGAGCAAACATGGACGCGGATTCGCCCATTGTTGCCCCAACCATGGTGCCTATAATCATGGCTATAACGACTTGAACCCCAATGTTGTTCATAAATCCTTTTTTGTTTAACACTTTGTCTACCTCTATGTTGTGTTCTTACGAAAATTTAGTGAATAGCTCTTATTTATTATGTGTATTGTTATTAAAAATTCGGGTGTCGTTTTACACGTAAAATTAACATATGGCAATGTGTTTATTAACTTTTGTATATTTAATTGTGTATTTATTGTTTTGTGTCGTTATGTGGTGATGTATTTTATTAACAATTTAGGAGAGGGTAATTAGGTTGGTATATATCGAGGAAAAAAAAGAGGCTTAATTTAGCCTCTTTAATCATGATTAATTAGATGTATTATTTTTGTGTTGCTGCTTTCATTGACGATGTGAAGTCCGCAAGTGCTTTTAATAATGCCTCTGGGTTAGCTTGATGTTGTTCAATCAATTTAACCGTTGCAGAGCCTGAGATAGCACCTGCAGCTCCAGCTTTTACCGCTTCTTCTACTTGAGCTGGCTCTGAGATACCAAAACCAAGAATAGCCGGTGGTGCATCGTATTGATTAAGGCGCTCTAGTAATTGAGCAACAGGCATACCCGCTTTGGTTTCGGCACCAGTAACACCTGCACGAGAAAGAAGGTAAGTGTAACCTCCACCTAATTTAGCAACTGTTTCTAGTGTTTCAGGCGATGCTGATGGTGGTGCAATGAAAATAGGGTGAATACCATGTTCTATTGCACTTTCTCTGAATTCTTGGGATTCATTAGTCGGTACATCGGCGATCAATACAGAGTCTACACCTGCTTGTTGGCATTTTGTGTAGAAGTTATCAATACCATTTGCGAAAACAAGGTTCGCATAAACTAAAAGACCGATTGGCGTATCAGGATATTTAGAGCGAATTTTTGTAATGAGCTCAAAACAAATTGCTGGTGTTGTTTTGCTATCCAATGCTCGAATGTTTGCACCTTGAATAGTAGGGCCATCAGCAAGAGGATCCGAAAATGGAATACCTAATTCTAATGCATCGGCACCAGCTTCAATCAGGGTTTCCATGATGTTATAAGATAGCTCAGGGTTTGGATCGCCAATAGTTACGAATGGAACAAAGGCTCCTTGATTTTTTTTCTCTAGCTGAGCAAATAGGGCTTGATAACGATCCATTAGATTTCTCCCTTTTCTTTTAAAATGTCATGTACTGTGAAGATGTCTTTATCGCCTCGGCCAGATAAGTTTACAACCAATAGTTGTTCTTTCTCCGGTTCTGCTTGTGCAAGTTGTAATGCATATGCTAAAGCATGAGAAGATTCTAATGCTGGAATAATACCTTCATTTCTTGCAAGAATTTTGAATGCTTCTAATGCTTCGTCATCTGTTACTGCACCGTATTCAGCACGACCAATAGCATTTAGGTGGGCGTGTTGTGGACCAACGGATGGGAAGTCTAAACCTGCAGAAACTGAGTATGATTCTTCAATCTGTCCGTGTTCATCTTGCATTAATGGGGCTTTCATTCCAAAGAAAATGCCTGTTTTACCATGCTTAAGTGGTGCGCCGTGTTGGTCGGTATCAATACCTTTACCTGCAGGCTCAACACCAATTAGTTTTACGCTTTCTTCTTCAATGAAATCTGCAAACATACCGATAGCATTTGAACCGCCACCCACGCAAGCAATAACCGCATCAGGTAAACGACCTTCACGCGCTAAGATTTGCATTTTCGTTTCTTCACCAATCATACGTTGGAACTCACGAACGATGGTTGGGAATGGATGAGGGCCTGCCGCTGTTCCTAATAAATAGTGTGCAGTTTCATAGGTTGCAGACCAGTCACGTAGTGCCTCATTACATGCATCTTTTAGCGTCGCAGAGCCTGAATGAACAGGAATGACTTCTGCACCCATTAGTTTCATACGGAATACGTTTGGGCTTTGACGTTCTACGTCTTTAGCTCCCATATAAACTCGGCATTTTAACCCAAGTAGTGCACAAGCTAGTGCTGTGGCAACACCGTGTTGGCCTGCACCTGTTTCAGCAATGATCTCATCTTTGCCCATACGCTTTGCAAGTAGTGCTTGGCCAAGTACTTGGTTAGTTTTGTGTGCTCCACCATGAAGAAGATCTTCACGTTTAAGGTATAGCTTTGTTTTTGTGCCTTTGGTTAAATTGCGGCATAACGTCAATGCGGTTGGACGACCCGCATATTCTTGTAAAAGCGTCATGAATTCAGAACGAAAGTCTGGGTCTTCTTGTGCATCAATAAAGGCTTGTTCTAGTTGCTCTAAAGCTGGAACTAAAATCTGTGGAACGTATTGACCACCGTATTCGCCGAAGTAGGCATCTAATTTTGCCATGATATTTTCCTTAATAGTCTCGTAATGCGCTAAATACGGCGCTTAATTTTTTATGATCTTTTTACCCGGAGTACTTTCTACTCCTGAGTTGAAATCTAATCCGTAGCAGCCGAGTTGTGCTGCTTGTTTGGTATTATTTAATTCAAGTCCACCGGCAAGCATGATGTTGTGGTGAGGCAGTTTATTCCAATCAAAACTAACGCCAGTGCCTCCCACCTGCGAACCTACTTTACAATCAACTAACACCTTATCAGCTTGAGTTTGTGGAAGTGAAATGCTTTGAGCATCATCTGACACAGAAATGACATTCCAAACTTGAGTGTGAGTCGGTAATAAAGAGGCTAACTCAGTAATATACTCTTCGGTTTCATTTCCATGCAGTTGAATCACTGATAGAGAAAGGTCAGTGGCGTACTGAGCAACACGCTGAGCATCCTCATTTTGGAAAACGCCCACATAATGTAATGCAGTTGCTTGGGTTATTTTCTTTGCGGTTTCAAGAGAAACAAAACGTGGTGATTTTTCTACGAAAATAAGTCCGCCGTAGACAGCTCCAGAGTCATAAACGGTTTTCGCATCTTGCTCTGAAGTTAATCCACAGACTTTGTTTTCACCTAAAATAACTTTTCTTGCTGCAAGCTCTAGGTTTTTTTCTGCCATTAGTGAGCTACCAATCAGAAAGCCTGAAGCGTGCTGAGCCAGATCTTTTACTTGTTGATGAGTATAAATACCTGACTCAGAAATAATGGTTGTACCTTTAGGGAGTAGAGGAGCGAGTTCTTTTGTTCTATTTAAATCCGTTGATAAGTCACGTAGGTTACGGTTGTTAATTCCAATGACTTTTGCGTTTAATGCCACTGCACGATGCAGTTCTTCTTCATTGCTGACTTCCGTTAAAATACCCATGTTTAATGAATGTGCTATGTCTGCAAGTTCTTTGTACTGCGCATCGTCTAAAACAGAAAGCATTAATAAAATGGCATCAGCAGAGTAATGACGAGCAAGATACACTTGATAAGCATCTATCATGAAATCTTTACATAAAATAGGCTGTGACACTTGATTTCGAATAATAGGTAAGAAATCAAAGTTACCTTGGAAATACTTTTCATCAGTTAGTACAGAAATGGCACTCGCATGATTATTGTAGATAGAAGCAATGTAATCGAGATCGAAATCATCTCGAATTAATCCTTTTGATGGTGAGGCTTTTTTACATTCAAGGATAAATTCGGTTTTGCCTGTTTTTAATGCGTCGTAAAAGCTACGGTCAGATAGACTTAATGACGATTGAAAATCATCGAGAGGTTGTTGTTTCTTACGCTCTTCGACCCAAATGGCTTTGTCTTTTACTATTTTTACAAGCACTTCAGCCATTTTTGTATTTTCTACTGAGATGTGTTCAGACAATTGCTGTGTCATTC encodes:
- a CDS encoding septation protein A, which produces MKQILDFIPLIIFFALYKMYDIYTATGALIIATAIQLIVTYALYKKVEKMQLITFIMVTVFGGMTIFLHDDNFIKWKVTIVYCVFAAGLIIAHILGKPVIKGMLGKEVTLPDDKWTKINHAWVLFFTVCAIANLYVAFEMPLDVWVNFKVFGLLGLTFLYTLFTGMYVYKHMPKEKKEEQE
- the trpA gene encoding tryptophan synthase subunit alpha encodes the protein MDRYQALFAQLEKKNQGAFVPFVTIGDPNPELSYNIMETLIEAGADALELGIPFSDPLADGPTIQGANIRALDSKTTPAICFELITKIRSKYPDTPIGLLVYANLVFANGIDNFYTKCQQAGVDSVLIADVPTNESQEFRESAIEHGIHPIFIAPPSASPETLETVAKLGGGYTYLLSRAGVTGAETKAGMPVAQLLERLNQYDAPPAILGFGISEPAQVEEAVKAGAAGAISGSATVKLIEQHQANPEALLKALADFTSSMKAATQK
- a CDS encoding GspS/AspS pilotin family protein, which produces MKKILLTAISAIILSGCASNEQQQEIEMLADYRASVLASVLPLEMGQLTLLQAKAKQGVVEMMFLDGGNGEISTNQIIENSITTFCKDKEVRPVLDKGVTYRYIIRNSRGQKQNDIIVNEQSCLDREQENEE
- the yciA gene encoding acyl-CoA thioester hydrolase YciA; translated protein: MTSPNNLGQAPKGQLLLRTLSMPADTNANGDIFGGWIMSQLDLAGGILAKEISGGRIVTVSVSSITFKKPVKVGDVVCCYGECVKIGRTSMSINLEVWVKPVKEDGIGDRFQVCEATFNYVAIDASGKPRPIPKNA
- the trpB gene encoding tryptophan synthase subunit beta yields the protein MAKLDAYFGEYGGQYVPQILVPALEQLEQAFIDAQEDPDFRSEFMTLLQEYAGRPTALTLCRNLTKGTKTKLYLKREDLLHGGAHKTNQVLGQALLAKRMGKDEIIAETGAGQHGVATALACALLGLKCRVYMGAKDVERQSPNVFRMKLMGAEVIPVHSGSATLKDACNEALRDWSATYETAHYLLGTAAGPHPFPTIVREFQRMIGEETKMQILAREGRLPDAVIACVGGGSNAIGMFADFIEEESVKLIGVEPAGKGIDTDQHGAPLKHGKTGIFFGMKAPLMQDEHGQIEESYSVSAGLDFPSVGPQHAHLNAIGRAEYGAVTDDEALEAFKILARNEGIIPALESSHALAYALQLAQAEPEKEQLLVVNLSGRGDKDIFTVHDILKEKGEI
- a CDS encoding YciI family protein is translated as MWYVIFSQDVENSLERRLSVREKHLERLAQLQNEGRLLVAGPMPAIDSENPGEAGFTGSTVIADFASLEAAQTWADNDPYIDAGVYAKVIVKPFKKVLPA